One genomic region from Streptomyces sp. NBC_01304 encodes:
- a CDS encoding carbohydrate ABC transporter permease, with translation MVTPLLYALISGFKSTDQLSGNTFGLPSPWVTENYSAILQDSAFWRALGSSTLIAVGTTLLTVSVAALAAFALARFAFRGREALFMMFTAGLMFPFAVAVLPLFVLLRTFDLLDNPWGVILPQAAFGLPLTIVILRNFFREIPGELEEAATLDGCSAFGFFWRILLPMARPALGTVSVLAVVASWNNFLLPLLVFSEPTWWTIPVGVQQFQGQYSADVARIFAYLVLSMAPALAFYAVAERQLIGGITMGATKG, from the coding sequence ATGGTGACGCCCTTGCTGTACGCGCTCATCTCCGGCTTCAAGTCCACCGATCAGCTCTCCGGCAACACCTTCGGCCTGCCCTCGCCGTGGGTGACGGAGAACTACTCGGCGATTCTGCAGGACAGCGCGTTCTGGCGTGCGCTCGGCTCCTCCACGCTGATCGCCGTCGGGACGACACTCCTGACGGTCTCCGTGGCGGCGCTCGCCGCGTTCGCCCTCGCCCGGTTCGCGTTCCGCGGCCGGGAGGCGCTCTTCATGATGTTCACGGCCGGACTGATGTTCCCGTTCGCCGTGGCGGTCCTGCCGCTGTTCGTTCTCCTGCGCACCTTCGACCTGCTCGACAATCCGTGGGGGGTGATCCTGCCGCAGGCCGCGTTCGGCCTGCCCCTCACCATCGTCATCCTGCGCAACTTCTTCCGGGAGATCCCCGGCGAGCTGGAGGAGGCGGCCACCCTCGACGGCTGCTCGGCGTTCGGCTTCTTCTGGCGGATCCTGCTGCCCATGGCACGGCCGGCGCTCGGAACCGTCTCCGTCCTTGCCGTGGTGGCCAGTTGGAACAACTTCCTGCTGCCACTGCTCGTCTTCAGCGAACCCACCTGGTGGACGATCCCCGTCGGCGTCCAGCAGTTCCAGGGCCAGTACTCGGCCGACGTCGCCCGCATCTTCGCGTACCTCGTCCTGTCGATGGCGCCCGCGCTCGCCTTCTACGCCGTCGCCGAACGCCAGCTGATCGGCGGCATCACGATGGGCGCGACCAAGGGCTGA
- a CDS encoding beta-glucosidase, which yields MVKPWQDTTLPAHVRAADLLARMTDEEKTAQLTSVWIGAEPDGSGAGDVAPGQHTYAARSAALDALLPYGLGHLTRPFGTVPVEPAEGAARLAALQRTIRAGNRFGLPALAHEECLTGFTAWQATVFPTPLAWGATFDPALVTEMAQAIGASMRAVGIHQGLAPVLDVVRDPRWGRTEESIGEDPYLVGTIGTAYVRGLEAAGIVATLKHFAAYSASRAARNHAPASLGPRELADVILPPFEMAVRDGGARSVMPAYNDIDGLPAHAHAVLLTQLLRDTWQFTGTVVSDYYGVSLLEEAHRIADGESGAASLALAAGVDVELPAARCFSTTRTLPEDLLDRAALRVLTQKCELGLLDPDWEPVTGDAPVDLNPAHTRELARKVAEESVVLLANSGALPLSDGLRIAVVGPLAHEQAAMLGCYTFPRHVGVHHPELPTGVEVPTLAEALRAEFPTAAFVADPADADLCLAVVGDRSGLFGRGSSGEGCDTEDLELPYNQSEVLNRALASGTPTGIVVLSGRPYALGRWADRAAAVVQAFFPGQEGGAAVAGVLSGRVEPTGRLPLGVPRTPGGQPAPYLAPPLGRHGFPSTVDPTPLYPFGHGLSYTTFAWETPHCESPELATDGETSIRLTVRNTGDRPGTEVVQLYLHDPVGTVARPEVRLVGYARVPLEAGASAEVHATFPADLAAYTGADGRRVVEPGALELRIAASSAHAHHTVPLTLTGPVREVGHERRMRCEMRVK from the coding sequence ATGGTCAAGCCATGGCAGGACACCACCCTGCCCGCCCACGTCCGGGCGGCGGACCTGCTCGCCCGCATGACCGACGAGGAGAAGACCGCCCAGCTGACCAGCGTGTGGATCGGCGCCGAGCCCGATGGCAGCGGGGCGGGCGACGTCGCCCCGGGCCAGCACACCTACGCGGCCCGCAGTGCCGCCCTCGATGCACTCCTTCCCTACGGACTCGGCCACCTCACCCGCCCCTTCGGCACCGTGCCCGTCGAACCTGCCGAGGGCGCCGCCCGGCTCGCCGCACTCCAGCGCACGATCCGTGCCGGCAACCGGTTCGGCCTGCCCGCGCTCGCCCACGAGGAGTGCCTGACCGGGTTCACCGCCTGGCAGGCCACCGTCTTCCCGACCCCCCTCGCCTGGGGCGCCACCTTCGACCCCGCCCTGGTCACCGAGATGGCGCAGGCCATCGGTGCGTCGATGCGCGCCGTCGGCATCCACCAGGGACTCGCGCCCGTCCTCGACGTCGTACGCGATCCCCGCTGGGGCCGCACCGAGGAGTCCATCGGCGAGGACCCCTACCTCGTCGGCACCATCGGTACCGCGTACGTACGCGGCCTGGAGGCAGCTGGGATCGTCGCCACCCTCAAGCACTTCGCCGCCTACTCGGCGTCCCGCGCCGCCCGCAACCACGCGCCCGCGTCGCTCGGCCCCCGCGAACTCGCCGACGTGATCCTGCCCCCGTTCGAGATGGCGGTACGCGACGGCGGAGCCCGCTCCGTGATGCCCGCCTACAACGACATCGACGGCCTGCCGGCCCACGCCCATGCCGTACTGCTCACTCAACTCCTGCGCGACACCTGGCAGTTCACCGGGACCGTGGTCTCGGACTACTACGGCGTCTCGCTGCTCGAGGAAGCGCACCGGATCGCCGACGGCGAAAGCGGCGCCGCGTCGCTCGCCCTCGCGGCCGGCGTCGACGTGGAGCTTCCGGCGGCCCGCTGCTTCAGTACCACGCGTACGCTTCCCGAGGACCTGCTCGACCGGGCCGCGCTGCGCGTCCTCACGCAGAAGTGCGAACTGGGGCTGCTCGACCCCGACTGGGAGCCCGTCACGGGCGACGCGCCCGTCGACCTGAACCCGGCGCACACGCGGGAGCTGGCCCGGAAGGTCGCCGAGGAGTCGGTCGTCCTGCTCGCCAACTCCGGGGCGCTGCCACTGAGCGACGGGCTGCGCATCGCCGTCGTCGGGCCGCTGGCCCATGAGCAGGCCGCCATGCTCGGCTGCTACACGTTCCCCCGTCACGTGGGCGTACACCATCCCGAACTGCCCACCGGCGTAGAGGTACCCACGCTCGCCGAGGCGCTCCGCGCGGAGTTCCCCACTGCCGCGTTCGTGGCCGACCCGGCGGACGCCGACCTCTGCCTCGCCGTGGTCGGCGACCGCTCCGGACTGTTCGGGCGCGGCTCGTCCGGCGAGGGCTGCGACACGGAGGACCTGGAACTCCCGTACAACCAGAGTGAGGTGCTCAACCGCGCGCTTGCCTCCGGGACGCCGACCGGCATCGTCGTGCTCAGCGGGCGGCCCTACGCGCTCGGCCGCTGGGCGGACCGGGCCGCCGCCGTCGTGCAGGCCTTCTTCCCCGGACAGGAGGGCGGCGCCGCGGTCGCGGGCGTCCTGTCGGGCCGCGTCGAGCCGACCGGCCGACTGCCGCTAGGCGTACCGCGCACCCCAGGCGGCCAGCCCGCCCCCTACCTCGCGCCGCCGCTCGGCCGGCACGGCTTCCCCAGCACCGTGGACCCGACACCCCTGTACCCGTTCGGACACGGCCTGTCCTACACCACGTTCGCCTGGGAGACCCCGCACTGCGAGAGCCCCGAACTGGCCACCGACGGCGAGACATCGATCCGGCTCACCGTCCGCAACACCGGCGACCGCCCCGGCACCGAAGTCGTCCAGCTCTACCTCCACGATCCCGTCGGCACCGTCGCCCGGCCCGAGGTCCGGCTCGTCGGCTACGCCCGGGTCCCGCTCGAGGCCGGAGCCTCGGCCGAGGTGCACGCCACGTTCCCGGCCGATCTCGCCGCGTACACCGGCGCCGACGGCCGCCGCGTCGTCGAACCCGGCGCCCTCGAACTGCGCATCGCCGCGTCCAGCGCTCACGCCCACCACACCGTGCCGCTCACCCTCACGGGTCCGGTACGAGAGGTCGGGCACGAGCGCCGGATGCGGTGCGAGATGCGGGTGAAGTAG
- a CDS encoding endo-1,4-beta-xylanase codes for MRTPPRRTRAGAYALAATLLLGLAGAPGADAATDRRHRATTLDDLAQKSGRYFGSAVDNPELADTPYADLLGTEFGSTTPGNTMKWEATEPQRGVFNYAGGDEIVNYAQSKGLSVRGHTLLWHNQLPGWLTSGTWTADELRSILKNHITNVVTHYKGKVFAWDVANEIMNEDGTYRDSIFYKTLGPGYVADALRWARAADPKVKLYLNDYNVEATGAKSDAYYTLIKRLKADGVPIDGFGMQAHLALQYGFPNQMQQNIQRFADLGLDVALTELDIRMILPTDPAKLAQQADMYGRVTDACLAVRRCVGITVWGYSDRHSWIPPVFPGEGAALPWDENLQHKPAYDTIAASLAAAARKKKG; via the coding sequence ATGCGCACACCCCCACGCCGCACGAGAGCCGGCGCCTACGCCCTCGCGGCCACCCTGCTGCTCGGCCTCGCCGGAGCACCGGGTGCCGACGCGGCCACCGACCGCCGTCACCGGGCCACCACCCTCGACGACCTGGCCCAAAAGAGCGGCCGCTACTTCGGCTCCGCAGTCGACAACCCCGAGCTCGCCGACACCCCGTACGCCGACCTGCTCGGCACCGAGTTCGGCTCGACCACCCCCGGCAACACCATGAAGTGGGAGGCCACCGAACCCCAGCGCGGCGTCTTCAACTACGCAGGGGGCGACGAGATCGTCAACTACGCCCAGTCCAAGGGCCTTTCGGTGCGCGGCCACACCCTGCTCTGGCACAACCAGCTGCCGGGCTGGCTGACCTCCGGCACCTGGACCGCCGACGAACTCCGCTCGATCCTCAAGAACCACATCACGAACGTGGTCACGCACTACAAGGGCAAGGTCTTCGCCTGGGACGTCGCCAACGAGATCATGAACGAGGACGGCACGTACCGCGACAGCATCTTCTACAAGACCCTCGGCCCCGGCTACGTCGCCGACGCCCTGCGCTGGGCCCGCGCCGCCGACCCGAAGGTCAAGCTCTACCTCAACGACTACAACGTCGAGGCAACCGGCGCCAAGTCGGACGCGTACTACACGCTCATCAAGCGGCTCAAGGCCGACGGCGTCCCTATCGACGGCTTCGGCATGCAGGCCCATCTGGCGCTGCAGTACGGATTCCCGAACCAGATGCAGCAGAACATCCAGCGCTTCGCCGACCTCGGCCTCGACGTCGCCCTCACCGAGCTCGACATCCGCATGATCCTGCCGACCGACCCGGCCAAGCTCGCCCAGCAGGCCGACATGTACGGGCGGGTCACCGACGCCTGCCTGGCCGTGCGGCGCTGCGTCGGCATCACCGTGTGGGGCTACTCCGACCGACACTCCTGGATCCCGCCGGTCTTCCCGGGCGAGGGCGCGGCCCTGCCCTGGGACGAGAACCTCCAGCACAAGCCGGCGTACGACACGATCGCGGCGTCGCTCGCGGCCGCGGCACGGAAGAAGAAGGGCTGA
- a CDS encoding endo-1,4-beta-xylanase, producing MTDRSSTRHTHRRTSRRTRSAITVAATGALAAAAALTFAPAAQAADTLGGAAAQSGRYFGAAVAPHLGEADYESTLNREFSSVVAENAMKWDATEPSPNQFNFSGGDQLLDYARQRGKFVRGHTLVWHAQQPGWVQGLTGDALRQAMRNHITKVAGHYAGKIDSWDVVNEAFEWDGSRRRSNLQMQLGDGWIEDAFRTARAADPKAKLCYNDYSTDGINAKSDGIYRMVKDFRARGVPIDCVGFQSHLASNSDLGTYRQNLQRFADLGVHVQITELDVGGSGSAQANVYRQVTQACVAVARCNGITVWGVTDKYSWRAQETPLLFNGNYQKKEAYGAVLAALNSAAS from the coding sequence ATGACCGACAGATCTTCCACACGGCACACCCACCGACGCACCTCCCGACGCACGCGATCGGCGATCACCGTCGCGGCGACCGGCGCCCTGGCGGCAGCGGCCGCCCTGACGTTCGCACCCGCCGCGCAGGCCGCCGACACCCTCGGCGGTGCGGCCGCCCAGAGCGGCCGGTACTTCGGCGCCGCGGTCGCCCCCCACCTCGGTGAGGCGGACTACGAGTCCACTCTCAACCGGGAGTTCTCCAGCGTCGTCGCCGAGAACGCGATGAAGTGGGACGCCACCGAGCCGAGCCCGAATCAGTTCAACTTCAGCGGGGGCGACCAACTCCTCGACTACGCGCGGCAGCGCGGCAAGTTCGTACGCGGCCACACCCTGGTCTGGCACGCCCAGCAGCCCGGCTGGGTACAGGGACTGACCGGTGACGCCCTGCGCCAGGCGATGCGCAACCACATCACCAAGGTCGCCGGCCACTACGCGGGCAAGATCGACTCCTGGGACGTGGTCAACGAGGCGTTCGAATGGGACGGCAGCCGGCGCCGGTCCAATCTCCAGATGCAGCTCGGCGACGGCTGGATCGAGGACGCCTTCCGCACCGCGAGAGCAGCCGACCCCAAGGCCAAGCTCTGCTACAACGACTACAGCACCGACGGCATCAACGCCAAGAGCGATGGCATCTACCGGATGGTCAAGGACTTCCGCGCCCGGGGCGTACCGATCGACTGCGTCGGCTTCCAGAGCCACCTGGCCTCGAACTCCGACCTCGGCACCTACCGCCAGAACCTCCAGCGCTTCGCCGACCTCGGCGTGCACGTGCAGATCACCGAGCTCGACGTCGGCGGCTCCGGTTCGGCACAGGCCAATGTGTACCGGCAGGTCACCCAGGCGTGCGTGGCCGTCGCCCGGTGCAACGGCATCACCGTGTGGGGCGTCACCGACAAGTACTCCTGGCGGGCCCAGGAAACCCCGCTGCTCTTCAACGGCAACTACCAGAAGAAGGAGGCATATGGCGCGGTCCTCGCGGCGCTGAACAGCGCGGCGAGCTGA
- a CDS encoding glycoside hydrolase family 27 protein, with amino-acid sequence MSRRPGRRLPHLLAAAALAVTASMTAAAHSTAAAAPGSPALTPPLGWNSWNSFGCGITEAQVRQAADAMVSSGMRDAGYQYVVVDDCWFDPQRDAAGNLRANPTKFPSGMKALGDYIHGKGLKFGIYQVPGERTCAQGSGAYPGSTGSKGHEAQDAAAFAAWGVDYLKYDWCSSSGTRDEQVARFTLMRDALRATGRPIVYSINPNSFHAITGDKYNWGEVADLWRTTEDLLDIWQNGNTNSYPMGVGNVLDVTAPLAAQSGPGHWNDPDMLVVGRPGLSLTESRSHFALWALMSAPLMAGNDIRTMSADVSTILRNPRLLAVNQDPLGAGGRRVRDDGSTEVFAKPLSDGSVAVGLFNRGAGAATVTASAAQVGLSGGPFTLTDLWTGGTSSTSGQISASVPAHGVAVFRVTGGSPLATTTSRLRGNASGRCVDVDNASTAAGTTALLWDCHSAANQLWTTWAGGEIRVFGDKCLDAYNQGTTNGTRVITWPCNGQSNQKWTLGSDGSIRNVHAGLCLDANGAGTANGTPLVLWTCNGQANQKWTRS; translated from the coding sequence ATGTCCAGACGACCAGGCAGACGCCTGCCCCACCTCCTCGCGGCGGCCGCGTTGGCGGTCACCGCTTCCATGACGGCCGCCGCCCACTCCACCGCCGCGGCCGCGCCGGGCAGTCCGGCACTCACCCCGCCGTTGGGCTGGAACAGCTGGAACAGCTTCGGGTGCGGGATCACCGAGGCTCAGGTTCGCCAGGCCGCCGACGCGATGGTGTCCTCGGGCATGCGGGACGCCGGCTACCAGTACGTGGTGGTCGACGACTGCTGGTTCGACCCGCAGCGTGACGCGGCGGGCAACCTGCGGGCCAACCCGACCAAGTTCCCCAGCGGGATGAAGGCGCTCGGGGACTACATCCACGGCAAGGGCCTGAAGTTCGGGATCTACCAGGTGCCGGGCGAGCGCACCTGCGCGCAGGGCAGCGGCGCCTATCCCGGGTCGACGGGCAGCAAGGGGCACGAGGCCCAGGACGCCGCCGCATTCGCCGCGTGGGGCGTCGACTACCTCAAGTACGACTGGTGCTCCTCCAGCGGCACCCGTGACGAGCAGGTCGCGCGGTTCACGCTGATGCGCGATGCCCTGCGCGCCACCGGGCGGCCGATCGTCTACAGCATCAACCCCAACAGCTTCCACGCCATCACCGGCGACAAGTACAACTGGGGCGAGGTCGCCGACCTGTGGCGGACGACCGAGGACCTGCTCGACATCTGGCAGAACGGCAACACCAACAGCTACCCGATGGGCGTCGGCAACGTCCTGGACGTCACCGCGCCGCTGGCGGCGCAGTCGGGCCCGGGACACTGGAACGACCCCGACATGCTGGTCGTCGGCCGTCCCGGCCTGTCCCTGACCGAGTCCCGCTCGCACTTCGCCCTGTGGGCGCTGATGAGTGCCCCGCTCATGGCCGGCAACGACATCCGCACCATGTCCGCCGACGTGAGCACGATCCTGCGCAACCCGCGTCTGCTGGCGGTGAACCAGGACCCCCTGGGCGCGGGCGGGCGCAGAGTGCGCGACGACGGCAGCACCGAGGTGTTCGCCAAGCCGCTGTCCGACGGCTCGGTCGCGGTGGGCCTGTTCAACCGGGGCGCCGGCGCGGCGACGGTCACCGCGTCGGCCGCGCAAGTCGGCCTGTCCGGTGGGCCGTTCACCCTCACCGACCTGTGGACCGGCGGCACGTCGAGCACGTCCGGGCAGATATCAGCGAGCGTCCCCGCGCACGGCGTCGCCGTCTTCCGGGTCACCGGCGGCAGCCCGCTCGCCACCACCACCTCGCGTCTGAGGGGCAACGCCTCCGGCCGCTGCGTGGACGTGGACAACGCCTCCACCGCCGCCGGGACCACGGCGCTGCTCTGGGACTGCCACTCGGCCGCCAACCAGCTGTGGACCACGTGGGCCGGCGGCGAGATCCGCGTCTTCGGCGACAAGTGCCTGGACGCCTACAACCAGGGCACCACCAACGGCACCCGCGTCATCACCTGGCCCTGCAACGGCCAGAGCAACCAGAAGTGGACCCTCGGTTCCGACGGGTCGATCCGCAACGTCCATGCCGGGCTGTGCCTCGACGCCAACGGGGCCGGCACCGCCAACGGAACACCGCTGGTCCTGTGGACCTGCAACGGCCAGGCCAACCAGAAGTGGACCCGCTCGTGA
- a CDS encoding phytanoyl-CoA dioxygenase family protein — translation MPTSKRLLTSVQAARFVAQGFLRLDGVVPQEINERAITTLTEGLPDVPYGTELSKAFAQDHFIHELLGLPAVAGAVESLVGPEPTVDHHAVHVREPHEGHAQALHGDAIIDVRPDAFDIQLMYYPHEVTAEMGGTLSVPGSHLRRINETDVGRVQNLRGQTRLTCPAGTVVLLHHGIWHGGRRNDTTRRRFMYKLRLNPTVPQVRLWDTSDLHDPAVTAELNTYFPWYEQAAARLEIYNRVLLWRALTGDESFDVEYWVTRVSNRPALRSHA, via the coding sequence ATGCCAACCAGCAAGCGACTCCTGACATCGGTTCAGGCGGCGCGCTTCGTCGCGCAGGGATTTCTGCGCCTGGACGGAGTGGTGCCGCAGGAGATCAACGAACGGGCCATCACGACCCTGACCGAGGGCCTGCCGGACGTGCCCTACGGCACCGAGCTGAGCAAGGCGTTCGCGCAGGACCACTTCATCCACGAGCTGCTCGGCCTGCCGGCCGTCGCGGGCGCCGTCGAGAGCCTGGTCGGACCCGAGCCGACCGTCGACCACCATGCGGTCCATGTGCGCGAGCCGCACGAGGGACACGCGCAGGCCCTCCACGGCGACGCGATCATCGACGTACGGCCCGACGCGTTCGACATCCAACTCATGTACTACCCGCACGAGGTGACCGCCGAGATGGGTGGCACGCTCAGCGTGCCGGGCAGTCATCTGCGCAGGATCAACGAGACGGACGTCGGCCGCGTCCAGAACCTCAGGGGCCAGACGCGTCTGACCTGCCCGGCGGGCACGGTCGTCCTCCTGCACCACGGCATCTGGCACGGCGGTCGCCGCAACGACACCACACGCCGTCGCTTCATGTACAAGCTTCGCCTCAACCCGACCGTGCCACAGGTGCGGCTCTGGGACACCTCCGACCTGCATGACCCGGCGGTGACCGCGGAACTCAACACGTACTTCCCCTGGTACGAACAGGCCGCCGCCCGACTCGAGATCTACAACCGGGTCCTGCTGTGGCGGGCCCTGACCGGTGATGAGTCGTTCGACGTCGAGTACTGGGTCACGCGCGTCAGCAACCGCCCGGCCCTGAGGAGTCACGCATGA